One Paludisphaera rhizosphaerae DNA window includes the following coding sequences:
- a CDS encoding FHA domain-containing protein codes for MAQGELILMTGDASASKGKSRSVRLTAAPESAALDRRLEDWITLNLDPEVERPATNLWTQLVGNLPTARKKPRSDGKPEKGFKSRGGWDRFSVVYKRGVTIVRLTDRNLVQQADINELADDLRDLIEVGNHRMVLNFSKVERLGSWIVAAVVDAHRRCEAVSGGRLKVCHLEPQLREIFNLIGMGRRIVVCPDEAAALESPWPGSAPRSLPVDIIEALAAASALPPIGGGAPVDASGSADSGVMELELGPEPESRRPMLLPGERESRPDRPLDGKVWLRVEYEGFEGRMLAISKKRFLIGRDHGSQLRLGSSKVSKRHASIEIRGSQVFVRDLGSTNGTQVNGETLHDAEVELHTLDEVVVGPAHFKIWVGVTREEMEQLGAIEPSWTAPPEPVVEETPPLTEAAPTDEVSTYDPEEADPASRIKHEVVQDVLVVTPVLTDLDDEAANEALRQRLIDLAAQPVPRRVVLDLEFVGRMSRRTIGVILAHHLRLEQAGGGVRVCEAHPRIMALLDQVRFTMLVDCFPGRDEAVLASWNAPVRPGSN; via the coding sequence ATGGCCCAAGGCGAACTGATCCTCATGACCGGCGACGCCTCAGCCTCCAAGGGCAAGTCGCGGAGCGTCCGCCTGACCGCAGCGCCCGAATCGGCCGCTCTCGACCGCCGATTGGAGGACTGGATCACCCTCAACCTCGACCCCGAGGTCGAGCGGCCGGCCACGAACTTGTGGACGCAGTTGGTCGGCAATCTGCCGACGGCCCGCAAGAAGCCCCGCAGCGACGGGAAGCCTGAAAAAGGCTTCAAATCGCGGGGCGGCTGGGATCGGTTCAGCGTCGTCTACAAGCGGGGAGTGACCATCGTCCGACTCACCGACCGCAACCTCGTGCAACAGGCCGACATCAACGAACTGGCCGACGACCTGCGCGACCTGATCGAGGTCGGCAATCACCGGATGGTCCTGAACTTCTCCAAGGTCGAACGGCTGGGAAGCTGGATCGTTGCCGCCGTCGTCGACGCCCATCGTCGCTGCGAGGCCGTCAGCGGGGGTCGGCTGAAAGTCTGCCACCTGGAACCACAGCTTCGCGAAATCTTCAATCTGATCGGGATGGGTCGTCGGATCGTCGTCTGCCCCGATGAAGCCGCGGCGCTCGAAAGCCCCTGGCCTGGCTCCGCCCCGCGGTCGCTGCCGGTCGACATCATCGAGGCTCTTGCGGCTGCGTCCGCTCTGCCTCCCATCGGCGGCGGCGCCCCTGTCGACGCCTCCGGAAGCGCGGACAGCGGCGTGATGGAGTTGGAGCTCGGCCCCGAGCCCGAGTCCCGAAGGCCCATGCTCCTCCCCGGCGAGCGTGAGTCCCGTCCCGATCGTCCGCTCGACGGCAAGGTCTGGCTCCGCGTCGAATACGAAGGGTTCGAGGGCCGCATGCTGGCGATCAGCAAGAAGCGGTTCCTCATCGGCCGGGACCACGGCAGCCAACTGCGGCTGGGCTCCTCGAAGGTCAGCAAACGCCACGCGAGCATCGAAATCCGCGGCTCTCAGGTGTTCGTGCGAGACCTCGGCAGCACCAACGGCACCCAGGTCAACGGCGAAACCCTCCATGACGCCGAGGTCGAATTGCACACTCTCGACGAGGTGGTCGTCGGTCCGGCTCACTTCAAGATCTGGGTCGGCGTCACGCGGGAAGAGATGGAGCAACTCGGCGCGATCGAGCCCTCCTGGACGGCTCCGCCTGAACCCGTCGTCGAAGAAACGCCCCCACTCACCGAAGCTGCGCCGACCGACGAGGTCTCAACCTACGACCCCGAGGAGGCCGACCCGGCCTCGCGGATCAAGCACGAGGTCGTGCAGGACGTCCTGGTCGTGACGCCCGTGTTGACCGACCTCGACGATGAGGCGGCCAACGAAGCGCTCCGGCAGCGGCTGATCGACCTGGCCGCTCAGCCCGTGCCGCGGCGGGTCGTCCTGGACCTGGAATTCGTCGGCCGGATGTCGCGACGGACGATCGGAGTGATCCTGGCGCACCACCTCCGGCTGGAACAGGCGGGCGGCGGCGTTCGGGTCTGCGAAGCCCATCCCCGGATCATGGCGTTGCTGGACCAGGTCCGCTTCACCATGCTCGTCGACTGCTTCCCGGGCCGGGACGAAGCCGTCCTCGCCTCGTGGAACGCTCCGGTTCGTCCCGGCTCGAATTGA
- a CDS encoding AAA family ATPase, whose protein sequence is MSAGDKTREIGGVTLHLAEPASTDLGWIGQDEVLRQLSACWLTVDPRDRPLSPRLVGPPGIGKTTLATAAAKLRGRPLYISQCTADTRPEDLIVTPVLAESGKIAYHASPLVTAMLTGGVCVLDEGNRMNEKSWASLAPLLDHRRYVESIVAGITIPADPEFRVCVTMNEDESTYEVPDYILSRLQPTLELGFPDRDDEMAILQYHLPFAEPELLAITVEFLQEAHALKLDFSPRDGINIVRFALKRMAQDREHPLGRDAAWREALSKVLGDEAADLDALSRRKRRAQESAHAPFGLGDLFFDPDDPLHPDLQEDDEEDED, encoded by the coding sequence ATGAGCGCAGGCGACAAGACTCGGGAAATCGGCGGCGTCACGCTCCACCTGGCCGAGCCTGCCTCCACGGATCTAGGATGGATCGGCCAGGACGAGGTCTTGCGCCAACTTTCGGCCTGCTGGCTGACGGTCGACCCTCGGGATCGTCCGCTCTCGCCCAGGCTGGTCGGGCCGCCAGGGATCGGTAAGACGACCCTCGCCACGGCCGCTGCCAAGCTCCGCGGCCGGCCGCTCTACATCTCCCAGTGCACGGCCGACACCCGCCCCGAGGATCTGATCGTCACGCCGGTGCTTGCGGAGAGCGGCAAGATCGCCTATCACGCCTCTCCCCTTGTCACGGCCATGCTCACGGGCGGCGTCTGCGTGCTCGACGAGGGGAACCGGATGAACGAGAAGTCGTGGGCGAGCCTCGCCCCACTCCTCGATCACCGTCGCTACGTCGAGAGCATCGTCGCAGGGATTACCATCCCGGCCGACCCGGAGTTTCGCGTTTGTGTCACGATGAACGAGGACGAGTCGACCTACGAGGTTCCCGACTATATCCTCTCTCGCCTCCAGCCGACCCTGGAGTTGGGTTTCCCCGACCGCGACGACGAAATGGCCATCCTCCAGTACCATCTCCCGTTCGCCGAGCCCGAACTGCTGGCGATCACGGTGGAGTTCCTCCAGGAAGCCCACGCGCTGAAGCTCGATTTCTCGCCGCGCGACGGCATCAACATCGTCCGGTTCGCGCTGAAGCGGATGGCCCAGGACCGGGAGCACCCCCTTGGCCGCGACGCCGCCTGGCGCGAGGCGCTGTCCAAGGTGCTAGGCGACGAGGCGGCCGACCTCGACGCCCTCTCGCGTCGCAAGCGCCGGGCGCAGGAGAGCGCACACGCCCCCTTTGGGCTCGGCGATCTCTTCTTCGACCCTGACGATCCGCTCCACCCCGACCTCCAGGAGGATGACGAGGAGGACGAGGACTGA
- a CDS encoding alpha/beta hydrolase, with translation MAFKLTQRKHAPYPEPPPPVSWAKFEGLRLKTNDGQEIGGWFADGRSDAPTVLFLHGNGGGRKHCLGRAEILAKELGCALMLISLRAHGDSTGDFNDIGLSARRDVVAAVDFLRDRRPGQPVVVFGVSLGSAAAAFAGGELGDDVDGYVLESPYQDLTTAVRNRTRAALPTPFEQIAYAGLRFAGLFLLPQLDEIAPVKAVAAIPERVPILIMSGEDDDLATPAEAKAIFDQVRTHARLESFPLAKHNNLAEVDPERYRRLIVGFTAGVHRPGGP, from the coding sequence GTGGCATTCAAGCTAACGCAGCGGAAGCACGCTCCTTATCCCGAACCGCCGCCGCCCGTCTCGTGGGCGAAGTTCGAGGGGCTGCGGTTGAAGACAAACGACGGCCAGGAAATCGGCGGTTGGTTCGCCGACGGTCGCTCGGACGCACCGACTGTCCTTTTCCTCCACGGCAACGGCGGCGGGCGAAAGCACTGCCTGGGCCGCGCGGAAATCCTGGCGAAAGAACTGGGCTGCGCCTTGATGCTGATCTCGCTGCGGGCTCACGGCGATTCGACGGGAGACTTCAACGACATCGGCCTGAGCGCCCGTCGCGACGTCGTCGCCGCGGTCGACTTCCTCCGCGACCGGCGGCCGGGCCAGCCCGTCGTCGTCTTCGGCGTCTCGCTGGGCTCGGCCGCGGCGGCCTTCGCCGGGGGGGAACTCGGCGACGACGTGGACGGCTACGTCCTGGAAAGCCCCTATCAGGATCTCACGACGGCGGTTCGAAACCGCACTCGCGCCGCGTTGCCGACGCCCTTCGAGCAGATCGCCTACGCGGGCCTGCGATTCGCTGGGCTCTTTCTGCTGCCGCAACTTGACGAGATCGCGCCGGTGAAGGCGGTCGCCGCGATTCCGGAGCGCGTACCGATCCTCATCATGTCGGGCGAGGACGACGACCTGGCGACTCCGGCCGAAGCGAAGGCGATCTTCGATCAGGTCCGCACACACGCCCGGCTGGAAAGCTTCCCTCTGGCGAAGCACAACAACCTCGCCGAGGTCGACCCGGAGCGTTATCGTCGGCTGATCGTCGGGTTCACGGCCGGCGTCCATCGCCCTGGCGGTCCTTGA
- a CDS encoding methyltransferase domain-containing protein — MSGTQAASEASKQKFDNNGQYSRNSILRYEKIFGDNYISTGGPETTDNLTGRLQGFLKPGVRVLDVGSGIGGAAFHLVEKYGAQVVGIDLAEEMIAVGHERATTAGMSDKVQFILGDVLETTFPEKFDLAWSRDAFMHIPDKKKLFTTLFGLLKPGGKLIITDYARGKTPGSHEFEDYIKKTGYSVIEPEQYGKVLESVGFTDVVVDDATETFVDILKREERRLVEERQTFLSDFSEKDLDYLVDRWNMKIGFCKAGDMKWGIYLATKPA; from the coding sequence ATGAGTGGCACGCAAGCCGCGTCGGAAGCCTCGAAGCAGAAGTTCGACAACAACGGCCAGTACAGCCGGAACTCGATCCTCCGCTACGAGAAAATCTTCGGCGACAACTACATCAGCACCGGCGGTCCCGAAACCACCGACAACCTCACCGGCCGGCTCCAGGGCTTCCTCAAGCCGGGAGTCCGCGTCCTGGACGTCGGCAGCGGCATCGGCGGCGCGGCGTTCCACCTGGTCGAGAAGTACGGCGCGCAGGTCGTCGGCATCGACCTGGCCGAGGAAATGATCGCCGTCGGCCACGAGCGCGCCACGACCGCCGGCATGTCCGACAAGGTCCAGTTCATCCTGGGCGACGTCCTGGAGACGACGTTCCCGGAGAAGTTCGACCTCGCCTGGAGCCGGGACGCTTTCATGCACATCCCGGACAAGAAGAAGCTCTTCACCACGCTGTTCGGCCTTCTCAAGCCGGGCGGCAAGCTGATCATCACCGACTACGCTCGCGGCAAGACCCCCGGCTCGCACGAGTTCGAGGATTACATCAAGAAGACCGGCTACAGCGTCATTGAGCCGGAGCAGTACGGCAAGGTGCTGGAGTCCGTCGGCTTCACGGACGTCGTCGTCGACGACGCCACCGAGACCTTCGTCGACATCCTCAAGCGCGAGGAGAGGCGGCTGGTCGAGGAGCGCCAGACCTTCCTCAGCGACTTCAGTGAGAAGGACCTGGACTACCTGGTCGACCGCTGGAATATGAAGATCGGCTTCTGCAAGGCCGGCGACATGAAGTGGGGCATCTACCTGGCCACCAAGCCGGCCTGA
- a CDS encoding amino acid permease: protein MPGTANDDVRDLAAFGYKQELDRSLGSFSSFAAGFSYISILTGVPQMFYLGYAAGGPACFWTWPAVFLGQFLVALCFAELASAYPLSGGVYQWSKQVGSPMVGWLTGWVYLACQILSLAAVALALQNTMPQISAWFQWFGDGSNPVDQAKNAVLLGCILIALTTIINAVGVRLMAIVNNVGVAAELTGVVLLILLLGANAQRGPALLLDTQGRGAGGPTGWLAAFLAASVMASYVLYGFDTAGTLAEETSNPRRRAPWAILRALAAAGVAGALLIATGILAMPDPTAPELSQVSGGLPMVMKSVLGPKLGTVFLIEVVFAVSVCALAVHAGTVRLIFAMARDNSLPFAEALAKVTGETRTPIAPAVVTGVLAATVLLANVNAPRLIETFCSVALVWANLAYLMVTGPMLASRLRSRSETEEAEPDPAGDRFSLGRWGLPINLAAVAWGVFVVANMSWPRPEIYGDHPIGRYAAALATAGLLSVGAAWYLSVGRFRAGVRPEHAAVEEEFEEPPPIGIQLAPGESS from the coding sequence ATGCCGGGAACCGCGAACGACGACGTCCGCGACCTGGCGGCGTTCGGCTACAAGCAGGAGCTCGACCGCTCGCTGGGGAGCTTCTCCTCGTTCGCGGCGGGCTTCTCTTATATTTCGATCCTCACCGGCGTCCCGCAGATGTTCTACCTCGGCTACGCCGCGGGTGGGCCTGCGTGCTTCTGGACATGGCCGGCGGTGTTCCTGGGCCAGTTCCTGGTGGCGCTCTGCTTCGCCGAACTCGCCTCGGCGTACCCGCTGTCGGGGGGCGTCTACCAGTGGTCGAAGCAGGTCGGCTCGCCGATGGTCGGCTGGCTGACGGGTTGGGTCTATCTGGCCTGCCAGATCCTCTCCCTCGCCGCCGTGGCGTTGGCGTTGCAGAACACGATGCCTCAGATTTCCGCCTGGTTTCAGTGGTTCGGCGACGGCTCAAACCCCGTGGACCAGGCGAAGAACGCAGTACTGCTGGGCTGCATACTGATCGCTCTGACGACGATCATCAACGCCGTCGGCGTGCGGCTGATGGCGATCGTCAACAACGTGGGCGTCGCGGCGGAGTTGACCGGCGTCGTCTTGTTAATCCTGCTGCTTGGGGCGAACGCCCAACGAGGGCCGGCGCTCCTTCTGGACACCCAAGGACGCGGCGCGGGGGGCCCGACCGGCTGGCTGGCAGCCTTCCTGGCGGCGTCGGTGATGGCGTCGTACGTCCTGTATGGATTCGACACAGCGGGGACCCTGGCCGAGGAGACCTCGAACCCGCGTCGACGCGCCCCCTGGGCGATCCTCCGGGCCCTCGCGGCGGCCGGAGTGGCGGGAGCCCTGTTGATCGCGACCGGGATTCTCGCCATGCCTGACCCGACCGCCCCTGAGCTGAGTCAGGTCTCCGGCGGACTCCCCATGGTCATGAAGTCAGTGCTCGGCCCGAAGCTGGGAACCGTCTTCCTGATCGAGGTCGTCTTCGCGGTCTCGGTCTGCGCCCTCGCTGTGCACGCGGGGACCGTCCGCTTGATCTTCGCGATGGCCCGCGACAACAGCCTGCCGTTCGCGGAGGCTCTTGCAAAGGTGACCGGGGAAACCCGCACGCCGATCGCGCCGGCCGTCGTGACGGGAGTTCTGGCCGCGACCGTCTTGCTCGCCAATGTCAACGCCCCCAGGTTGATCGAGACGTTCTGTTCGGTCGCCCTGGTGTGGGCCAACCTGGCTTACCTCATGGTCACAGGGCCGATGCTGGCGAGCCGTCTTCGTAGTCGAAGCGAAACCGAAGAAGCCGAGCCCGACCCCGCCGGAGATCGGTTCAGCCTCGGCCGTTGGGGATTGCCGATCAATCTGGCGGCAGTCGCCTGGGGCGTCTTCGTGGTGGCTAACATGAGTTGGCCGAGACCCGAGATCTACGGCGACCACCCGATCGGCCGGTACGCCGCGGCGCTCGCGACGGCAGGGTTGCTATCGGTAGGCGCGGCCTGGTATTTGTCGGTCGGCCGCTTCCGCGCCGGCGTGCGGCCCGAACACGCGGCCGTCGAGGAAGAGTTCGAAGAACCGCCGCCGATCGGCATTCAGCTCGCGCCTGGGGAATCGTCGTAA
- a CDS encoding CDP-alcohol phosphatidyltransferase family protein: MVESLATAPASKVSLLRRFLGWCVHAFTASGIAIAAVILYLLVQGGPDAFRWSFLLMILATLVDAVDGTFARAVRIKEAVPSFDGRRLDDITDWLTYTCLPLMLIWRAGLIPEHTVPWLIAPLLASAYGFCQVDIKTHDGYFLGFPSLWNVVALYIYALPVPPWPALYLLLLLAFLTFVPVKHLYPSMPGKLNRFATITGAVWGVLVVALVFLLPTSAEPERSTAERVMAYGSMIYPAFYMVTSWYITLKGWAQQPAPSTP; the protein is encoded by the coding sequence ATGGTCGAGTCGCTAGCAACCGCCCCTGCCTCCAAGGTCAGCCTGCTCCGTCGCTTCCTCGGCTGGTGCGTCCACGCCTTCACGGCTTCCGGGATCGCCATCGCCGCTGTGATCCTGTACCTGCTCGTTCAGGGGGGCCCCGACGCGTTCCGCTGGTCGTTTCTGCTGATGATCCTGGCCACGCTCGTGGACGCCGTCGACGGCACATTCGCCCGCGCGGTCCGCATCAAGGAGGCCGTCCCGAGCTTCGACGGCCGACGGCTCGACGACATCACCGACTGGCTCACCTACACCTGCCTGCCGCTGATGCTCATCTGGCGAGCGGGACTCATCCCCGAGCACACGGTCCCCTGGCTCATCGCCCCGCTCCTGGCTAGCGCCTATGGCTTCTGCCAGGTCGACATCAAAACGCACGACGGCTATTTCCTGGGCTTTCCATCCCTCTGGAACGTGGTGGCGTTGTACATCTACGCCCTACCGGTTCCGCCCTGGCCAGCGCTTTACCTGCTGCTCTTACTGGCGTTCCTCACCTTCGTGCCGGTCAAGCATCTCTATCCGTCGATGCCGGGCAAACTGAATCGATTCGCCACGATCACCGGCGCCGTGTGGGGCGTGTTGGTCGTCGCGCTGGTCTTCCTACTGCCGACGTCCGCTGAGCCAGAGCGATCAACGGCCGAGCGCGTGATGGCCTACGGCTCGATGATCTATCCGGCGTTCTACATGGTCACGTCGTGGTACATCACGCTGAAGGGATGGGCTCAGCAACCGGCTCCGTCGACTCCCTGA
- a CDS encoding MFS transporter, with product MSSDNKEAPEMAADQLETRDEASPGRRWLHVLGLNRPELRAWAMYDWANSAFMCTIITAVFPIYYSEVACAGEPPHVASGWFAAVTTLGMVIVALISPVLGAYADHTSRKKPLLGVFLGLGLIATAAMYFIHTGDWILASVLFILANIGANASFVFYDALLPHIANEDEIDRVSTAGYALGYVGGGLLLALNLAWITKPEWFGLPGQDAPTEAGRTLRIRLAFVSVAVWWFLFSIPLFRRVPEPRVPGGERWAHLHPVRASFARLRETAGELSRCRQGFLMLLAFLIYNDGMGTIIRMATVYGNELGIDQNAMIASILVVQFVGIPCSFLFGSLAGVFGVKRTILLGLATYTVICIVGYWMKTSRDFLLLAGMVGVVQGGTQALSRSLFASLIPRSKSGEFFGFFAVFEKFAGIFGPAMFAAINFAFGSSRDAILGVIGFFVVGGLLLLMVDVEQGQRLAKEWDLRESTEPVAEPIPSA from the coding sequence ATGTCGTCCGACAACAAGGAGGCGCCGGAGATGGCTGCGGATCAGCTTGAGACGCGCGACGAGGCCTCGCCCGGCCGTCGTTGGCTGCACGTGCTGGGGCTCAACCGGCCCGAACTGCGCGCCTGGGCGATGTACGACTGGGCCAACTCGGCCTTCATGTGCACGATCATCACGGCCGTCTTCCCGATCTATTACTCGGAGGTCGCCTGCGCTGGCGAACCGCCCCACGTGGCTTCTGGATGGTTCGCCGCGGTGACGACGCTGGGCATGGTGATCGTCGCACTGATATCCCCGGTCCTTGGCGCTTACGCCGACCATACGTCCCGGAAGAAACCGCTGCTGGGTGTATTCCTGGGGCTAGGCCTGATCGCCACGGCCGCCATGTACTTCATCCACACCGGCGACTGGATCCTGGCCTCGGTGCTGTTCATCCTGGCGAACATCGGGGCCAACGCCAGCTTCGTCTTCTATGATGCCCTCTTGCCCCATATCGCGAACGAGGACGAGATCGACCGGGTCTCCACGGCCGGTTATGCGCTGGGATACGTCGGCGGCGGCCTTCTCCTCGCGCTGAATCTGGCGTGGATCACCAAGCCCGAATGGTTCGGCCTGCCGGGGCAGGACGCCCCGACTGAGGCAGGGCGTACCCTTCGGATCCGGCTGGCCTTCGTTTCGGTGGCCGTCTGGTGGTTCCTCTTTTCGATCCCGTTGTTCCGTCGAGTCCCGGAACCCCGAGTTCCCGGCGGCGAGCGCTGGGCTCACCTGCACCCGGTACGCGCTTCCTTCGCCCGCCTCCGCGAGACGGCAGGAGAGCTGAGTCGGTGCCGCCAGGGCTTCTTGATGCTCCTGGCCTTTCTGATCTACAACGACGGCATGGGCACGATCATCCGCATGGCAACGGTCTACGGCAACGAACTGGGGATCGATCAGAACGCGATGATCGCCTCGATCCTGGTCGTCCAGTTCGTGGGGATCCCGTGCTCGTTCCTGTTCGGCTCGCTGGCCGGCGTGTTCGGCGTCAAACGGACCATCCTCCTGGGACTGGCGACCTACACCGTCATTTGCATCGTCGGATACTGGATGAAGACTTCGCGGGATTTCCTGCTGCTCGCTGGGATGGTCGGCGTGGTGCAGGGGGGGACCCAGGCGCTCTCGCGGTCATTGTTCGCCAGCCTCATTCCTCGGTCCAAGTCGGGCGAGTTCTTCGGGTTCTTCGCCGTGTTTGAGAAGTTCGCGGGGATTTTCGGGCCGGCGATGTTCGCCGCGATCAACTTCGCGTTCGGCTCCAGCCGCGACGCCATCCTGGGGGTCATCGGCTTCTTCGTGGTCGGAGGGCTGTTGCTGCTGATGGTGGACGTCGAGCAGGGGCAGCGGCTGGCGAAGGAATGGGACCTCAGGGAGTCGACGGAGCCGGTTGCTGAGCCCATCCCTTCAGCGTGA